In one window of Bradyrhizobium diazoefficiens DNA:
- a CDS encoding intradiol ring-cleavage dioxygenase, whose amino-acid sequence MTQFNETELTEAVVKSFDNTPNPRAKFLLQELVKSLHDYVSKTGLSFEEWDYAIDFLTRTGQKCTDTRQEFILLSDVLGVSMLVDAVNHRDRDGATQTTVLGPFYVGEHKVTAHGTDISPNNLTGERMFVQSRVTDLQGKPLANVPVDVWHADDDGFYDSQKPNYDEVGASARARFVTDGDGRFFFRTILPCSYPIPTDGPVGEMIMQTKRHPMRPAHVHFLVNAKGYEPLITHVFMDGDKYLDSDVVFGVKDDLVAKVEPRNDPTMPDGAKANGPWHLMTYEFHLKPGGGIAPKPLGTQAKEPA is encoded by the coding sequence ATGACCCAGTTCAACGAGACCGAACTCACCGAAGCCGTCGTCAAAAGCTTCGACAACACGCCGAACCCGCGCGCGAAATTCCTGCTCCAGGAATTGGTGAAGTCGCTGCACGATTACGTGAGCAAGACCGGTCTCAGCTTCGAGGAATGGGACTACGCCATCGATTTTCTGACCCGCACCGGCCAGAAATGCACCGACACCCGCCAGGAATTCATACTGCTCTCCGACGTGCTCGGCGTCTCCATGCTGGTCGACGCGGTCAACCACCGTGACCGCGACGGTGCCACCCAGACCACCGTGCTCGGCCCGTTCTATGTCGGCGAGCACAAGGTGACGGCCCATGGCACCGACATCTCGCCGAACAATCTCACCGGCGAGCGGATGTTCGTGCAGAGCCGCGTCACCGATCTCCAGGGCAAGCCGCTCGCGAATGTGCCTGTCGACGTCTGGCACGCCGATGACGACGGCTTCTACGATTCACAGAAGCCGAACTACGACGAGGTCGGTGCCTCGGCGCGAGCGCGCTTTGTGACGGACGGCGACGGCCGCTTCTTCTTCCGCACCATCCTGCCATGTAGCTATCCGATCCCGACCGACGGCCCGGTCGGCGAGATGATCATGCAGACCAAGCGTCATCCGATGCGGCCAGCGCATGTGCACTTCCTGGTCAATGCGAAGGGCTACGAGCCGCTAATCACCCACGTCTTCATGGATGGCGATAAATATCTCGATTCCGACGTCGTGTTCGGGGTCAAGGACGACCTCGTCGCCAAGGTCGAGCCGCGCAACGATCCGACGATGCCCGACGGCGCCAAGGCGAACGGGCCATGGCACCTGATGACCTACGAATTCCATCTCAAGCCGGGCGGCGGCATCGCGCCGAAGCCGTTGGGGACGCAGGCCAAGGAGCCGGCGTGA